gggcattattctagggccaaagggaatcacagcaccacgaccacgacggcccctgcggggtggcctgcctctgcctgtcattttttgggggattagtggtactatgcgtgcaagctactgtgacaacagatatgagtgtcactgtgcactggcagaggttggcagagtgcacgctgtaggcctgacacacagacgcttgcagacaactaactgctattcaatctattacagtgaaacattttttgttgtttttaaatgcacgctattgtgacactagatatgagtggcagtgtgcagtggcagaggttggaagagtacacgcagtaggcctgacacacacgcttgaagacaactaactgctattcaatctattacatggaaaaaaaaattgtttttaaatgcacgctattgtgacaccagatatgagtggcactgtgcactggcagaggttggcagagtacacgctgtaggcctgacacacagacgcttgcagaaaactaactgctattcaatctattacagtgaaaaaagttttttgtttttaaatgcacgctattgtgacaccagatatgagtggcactgtgcagtggcagaggttggcagagtacacgctgtaggcctgacacacacgcttgaagacaactaactgctattcaatctattacagtgaaaaacattatttgtttttaaatgcatgctattgtgacataagatatgagtggcactgtgcactcgcagaggttggcagagtagacactgtaggcctgacacacacgcttgaagacaacaaactgctatttaatctattacagtgaaaaaagtttttaaatgcacactattgtgacaccagatatgagtggcactgtgctctggcagaggtaggcagagtccatgctgtaggcctgacaaacacgcttgaagacaactaactgctattcaatctataacagtcaaaaaagtttttgtttttaaatgaaagctattgtgacaccagatatgagtggcactgtgcacttgcagaggctggcagagtacatgctgtaggcctgacacacagacgcttgaagacaactaactgctattcaatctattacagtgaaaaaaaaatttttgttttaaaatgcacgctattgtgacaccagatatgagtggcactgtgcactggcagcggttggcagagtacacgctgtaggcctgacacacagacgcttgcagaaaactaactgctattcaatctattacagtgaaaaacgtgtttttgtttttaaacgcacgctattgtgacaccagatatgagaggcactgtgcactggcagatgttggcagagtagactctgtaggcctgacacacgcttgaagacagctaactgctattcaatctataacattcaaaaaatgttatttgtttttaaatgctagctattgtgacaccagatatgagtggcactgtgcactggcaaagattggcagagtacacgctgtaggcctgacacacagacgcttccagacaactaactgctattcaatctattacagtgaaaaatgtttttttgtttttatatgtacgctattgtgaccccagatatgagtggcactgtgcactggcagaggttggcatagtacacgctgtaggcctgacacacacgcttaaagacaactaactgctattcaatctattacagtgaaaaaagtttttttttgtttttaaatgcacgctattgtgacaccagatatgagtggcactgtgcactggcagaggttggcagagtacatgctgtaggcctgacacacacgcttgaagacaactaactgctattcaatctattacagtgaaaaaagtttttttgtttttaaatgcatgctattgtgacaccagatatgagtggcactgtgcactggcagaggttggcagagtagacgctgtaggcatgacacacagatgcttgcagacaactaaatgcaaGACACAcatgcttggagacaactaactgctattcaatctataacagtcaaaaaagtttttttgtttttaaatgcaagctattgtgacaccagatatgagtggcactgtgcagtggcagaggttggtagagtacacgctgtaggcctgacacacagacgcttgcagacaactaaatgctattcaatctattacagtgaaaatagttttttttgtttttaaatgcaagctattgtgacaccagatatgagtggcactgtgcactggcagaagttgacaGAGtagagcagactgatgttctagccttaaaaagggctttttggggtgctgtccttacagcagagattagatgattcattcaggactgtagtggacactgaatacactagcctagctatcgatttcccaatcaaatcagcagcagctacactttccctcctctcattaagaatgcagcttcagaatgaatctaaaatggatgctgtccaggaggtgtcagggtctgagagggagggtctgctgctgattggctggaatgtgtctgctgactgtgaggcacagggtcaaagtttactcaatgatgacgaatagggggcggatcgaaccgtgcatatGTTTGCCCGCTGCGGTGAacacgaacatgctatgttcgccaggaactattcgccagcgaaccgttcggtacatcactattaaaaattattttcaatgctttcctatggggaaattgagcgacgctggaggtcctcacacagcatgaggatgtccagtgacgctctagcagagaaaatctgtgctagagacacggaagtgccctctagtggctgtctagtagacactagaggtggagttaaccctgcaaggtaattattgcagtttataaaaaactgcaataattacacctgcagggttaagggtagtgggagttggcacccagaccactcctatgggcagaagtggtctgggtgcctggagtgtccctttaatgttacccATTCAATTGATGCCTACTTTAAAAATTTCTCCAACCTTTTGTCTCTCGTGCACAAACAAAACTgtaatttactattattatcactGTCATTTACCTTTAATTTATTTGCGCAATCTCCTGAAACTAGCATcctataaatgtttttttccaagGCTGCTCCATATCTCTTAAGATCGATGCATGCAATCTATAACTCTTTCACTCCGCATCATGAAATGCatcttttaatgtaatttataTCACCCAAAGACCTAAATAGCCTTTTTTGCTAGCTCACTTATTGTAGTCTTCTTATTGTAGTCTTCTAAAcactatatatacttttttttgtgcATTTGACATTCAAAGATCGATCTCGGTCAATCAAAAAGGTAAAGTAGGTATTTAAACCCAAaattacctttcctcattgccctgtcgtggtttccctagtggttgtccgagagtgcgttcctgattcaagtattttcagttttttgactttggctttgttttgacttccctgtattctggtatccctgacatctggctttcccttatcattgtgtctccttctgtatcccctgaccttggcaagtatcctgactactctttggtacgttaagtccggacatcctaaggcctggtaatacgttacctattagtcatcagTGTGaaacaattctacgtgctggatcaactagtaatcctgacaactatatagtgatatattataTCCTCTGTCATTTTAGAGTGATTTTTTTGAGACACCCAAAATTTGGATTGATATTGATTCAGCTTGGAAGAGTGTAGAATCTCGAAACAAACCAGAACGTTGTCAAATTGGGCCAATCTGtattctgtaaaatatatacctaatataatgtgtatatttttgcagtagACAGAATGACCCATTCTTGCACTCTTCTTGGTTTGTCTGAATGTTTTCCAGAATGGAAATGGACGTTATTTAGCCAAACCAAAAGCCACGTAAATAAGCATCGGACATTCTGAACAAAATTTCAATTTTAGGAAACTTATTTGGCGGAACAGAATATTCTCACCATGCTCAAGTCTAGAGAAGACCATTGTTGAAGCAGGCAGGAAGGTAAATGGGTTATTGCTGATATACAGATAGATTGTAGTAATGCCAATTAATATACATTGTAAAATATGGTATATCCCACTGCTAGAAATCATGTCACTGGATGAAATACTCTTCTTTTATCTCCCGACAGATATGGAGAATCAGACAATGATCACAGAGATAATTCTATTGGGATTTCATCACCTTCACAGCATGAggcatttattattttctataattcTTGTTGTTTATTGTTTGACAATATCGGGAAATTTCCTCATCATCGTGTTGGTGTCATGTTTCAGACACCTTCATTTTCCAATGTATTTCTTTCTTACTCAAATGTCCATGTCAGATATTTTGTTGACAACAAATATTGCACCTCAAATGCTTTCCATTATCAATCATGAAGGAGGTATTATATCTCTTAAAGTGTGTATAACTCAGTACTACTTTTTCGTTGCTTTGGAAACTTCAGAATGTTTCCTGTTAACGGTGATGTCTTATGACCGATATCTGGCCATCTGTAACCCCCTGCAATATAACTCTATAATGGACCATGCATTTTGTATTAACTTAATAGTTATATCTTGGGTGTTAGgcttttttatttctctattaaTTGTGGTATCAATAACTCAGCTGGTATTTTGTGGACCTAACATTATTGATCATTTCTTTTGTGATATTGATCCACTCTTAAAGCTTTCGTGTTCTGATACCTTAATAATACATGTAGAAGCTCTATTCCTATCAGTCCCTGTCATTGTTACACCTTTCTTGATTGTAATTGTGTCGTATATCTATATTGTTCTCACTGTTGCTAAAATTCCATCAATTAGTGGGAAAAAGAAAGCCTTCTCTACCTGCAGCTCCCATCTGACTGTTGTTTCCATATACTACGGGACTCTCATTAGCATTTACACAGTTCCAACTAATGAAAGATCGTTGGTGACAAACAAAATTCTGTCTATGTTTTTTATAGTGGTGACCCCAATGCTTAATCCAATAATATACAGCCTGAGGAACAATGACATCAGAGAAGCTCTAAAGAAAATGAATCTATACCCTTTAATAAACAGGAGTAtctgaaataaatatttaaaggggATGCAAATGATTTTGTAAGAAAAATATTACTATAGTTATTTGGTGACAGTGACACTATTTAGCTATACATATATGAGGAAATGGTGGGTTTTATCTCTCACAAAACCATATAATGAATAGGGAGGTACAAAGACTGACACTAAGAGCTTCATGCTGCTCTAAAGGGTTAATGCATTGCAAAGTAACACTGTTAATACCACCTGACATGTGAGTGTCAGAGGAAGGCATGTATAGGTGGTACTTTAAAGCATCCATACATATCATCAATGAACAGTTCAGTTACAGTGAACATAAAAATAACAAGAACCTTAACGACTGATTTATTGAAGCATAAACATAGAAAGCTGTTGAAAGCCTTCATGCTGGCTAATAAGAACATGAATCCATTTAAAACTAGTGAGCCATTAAACTAAACACAGTGCTAAGCACAATTAGGCTTCTGTACTACAACCGAGAAACCACGGAAAGAATCAACAATTAGAGGGGTCCTTATTTATCCTAACATTTTAATTTCTTTCCTTAACCAGATAAAGGTAACAAGCCCATATCTGTACTGGGTTTGGAATTGATTGCTATGTATTGATGAGTAATAATATTAGCTATACTTGCTTTTTGTGGATTTAGCATTTTGGATCTGTGGTATCTGGGGTATGCATCCCCAAATCTTCATGTCATTAAAATAAGGAATTGATGGAGACTTTTGTAACtacaaacatttaacaataataatagaaaacagcttaaccccttcaggacggagtcaatagtcaaTAGTACATGACCCACACAGTCTGGTTTctgtgctaagcactctgtggaaacgtcactgaccaaagtatccaatcgCTGCAAAATATCATGgacactactctatcctaattctccttgacctgtctgcggctatgttcattcgcacccgctacattgtaagaggtttctgctctgctccagtcctcccaccccaccacctgctccctagatccaattcccttacATCTCATcagtactctgtcttcttctctttctccacctctcactaaaattctcaatctctctctctctccatcgcccttcaaacatgcaactgtaacccccagggtgctaccatcagctccaccacacaggctcgctgtctaggtgttctctttgactccgacctctccttcaagcctcatgttcagtctatcgccaaatcctgttgttTTCATCTTAAAACATTGCACACAtgtgaccctacttaacgccagatgcgactaatgtgttggtccattccactgtcctttcttgccttgactactgtaatccgcttctcagtggtcttacgtgctcccaacttgcgccgttacagttcataatgaatgcggtggtgaggctcatcttcctgtttgcccgcacctcccatgcctcacccttctgtcagtccctacattggcttcctgtaagatatagggctcaatttaaaattctggttcttgctttcaaatctctacataatgctgctcccacctatctatcctccctaatacacaagtatgtcccgtctaggcccttactctctgctgaagacttacttcTATCTTCTgtacgtactcccacctctgatgctcaccttcaagacttctcgagggctgcaccgttcctgtggaactcgcttctctcctccattagatgctcacccagtctacaCTCctccaaaaaataattaaaaacccacttcttcataaaagcatatcaattaatctgttaatagctcctgacttattcctctcttgcaactgtcactagtctaatgctctccttaccttttgtgtgacTTTACCAGACTCGCATGTAAGCATGTCTAGCATGTAAGCAcattgagcagtgccctcaacccctttgttcctgtgtctccaacttgtctggttacatctacatgtttgtttgtccacccactgtaaagcgctgtggaatttgatggcgctctataaataataataataataataataataataataataataataataataataataatgttctgatcaaaacaaaaactaaagaaaaactggaattcacctctttcatatta
This Pelobates fuscus isolate aPelFus1 chromosome 3, aPelFus1.pri, whole genome shotgun sequence DNA region includes the following protein-coding sequences:
- the LOC134602009 gene encoding olfactory receptor 11L1-like, which gives rise to MENQTMITEIILLGFHHLHSMRHLLFSIILVVYCLTISGNFLIIVLVSCFRHLHFPMYFFLTQMSMSDILLTTNIAPQMLSIINHEGGIISLKVCITQYYFFVALETSECFLLTVMSYDRYLAICNPLQYNSIMDHAFCINLIVISWVLGFFISLLIVVSITQLVFCGPNIIDHFFCDIDPLLKLSCSDTLIIHVEALFLSVPVIVTPFLIVIVSYIYIVLTVAKIPSISGKKKAFSTCSSHLTVVSIYYGTLISIYTVPTNERSLVTNKILSMFFIVVTPMLNPIIYSLRNNDIREALKKMNLYPLINRSI